The following is a genomic window from Jannaschia sp. S6380.
GGGGCGTGCCAGAAGGGCCCGTGCCAGCAGCACGCGCTGCAACTGCCCGCCCGACAGCTTGCCCAGCTGGGCCGGCCCGACCCGCGGCACGTCCGCCTGATCGAGGGCCTCCTGCGCCTCGGCATCGGACACGCGATCCGGCAGGCTCAGGAACCGGCGGACGGTCATGGGCAGGGTCGCGTCGATCGCCAGCTTCTGCGGCACGTATCCGATCCGCAGCCCGGCCCGGCGGGACACGCGGCCCGCGGCGGGGGGAATGGCGCCGATCATGCTGCGCAGCAGGCTCGACTTGCCCGACCCGTTCGGACCGACGATCGTGACGACTTCGCCGGCGCTGATGCCCATGTGGACGTCTTCCAGCACCAGCCGTCCGCCACGGCGAAGCGACAGCCCTTCCACCTGAAGCAGCGTCATGCGGCCGTGCCGCGACATGCGGGGCAAAGGCCCTCGGCCTCGCGAACGGCCGTCTCGACGACG
Proteins encoded in this region:
- a CDS encoding metal ABC transporter ATP-binding protein; protein product: MTLLQVEGLSLRRGGRLVLEDVHMGISAGEVVTIVGPNGSGKSSLLRSMIGAIPPAAGRVSRRAGLRIGYVPQKLAIDATLPMTVRRFLSLPDRVSDAEAQEALDQADVPRVGPAQLGKLSGGQLQRVLLARALLARPELLILDEPTQGLDQPGSAAFYRRIDAIRVETGCAVLMVSHDLHVVMAASDRVICLNGHVCCEGHPEHVASAPAYRALFGTGTQGALALYRHEHAHSHDDHAAE